The following coding sequences lie in one Mucilaginibacter sp. KACC 22773 genomic window:
- a CDS encoding 3-keto-disaccharide hydrolase — MKKILLSLMAVSALHFASTAQTKSLFDGKTTAGWHTYLKTDTKAWKVVDGALQLDPKAEDQGDLVTNDEYENYELTLEWNIEKGGNSGIIFGVHEDPKFGATYQTGIEMQVLDNKDAEDNKKANHLAGSLYDMKAPSADVAKPAGEWNKVKLRKKDGHLTFWLNGTKIVDVQMGSEEWKTLLANSKFKTWADFAAYPKGHIALQDHGHVVSFRKISIKQL, encoded by the coding sequence ATGAAAAAGATCTTACTAAGCCTGATGGCTGTTTCTGCCCTGCATTTTGCCTCAACGGCGCAAACCAAATCGTTATTTGACGGTAAAACAACAGCCGGCTGGCACACCTATTTAAAAACCGACACCAAAGCGTGGAAAGTTGTTGACGGCGCCCTACAGCTTGACCCCAAAGCCGAAGACCAGGGCGACCTGGTTACCAACGATGAGTACGAAAATTACGAGTTAACACTGGAATGGAATATTGAAAAAGGCGGTAACAGCGGAATTATTTTTGGTGTACATGAAGACCCTAAATTTGGCGCTACCTATCAAACCGGTATCGAAATGCAGGTTTTGGATAATAAAGATGCCGAAGACAATAAAAAAGCCAACCACCTTGCAGGTTCGTTATATGATATGAAAGCGCCATCTGCCGATGTTGCAAAACCTGCCGGTGAGTGGAACAAAGTAAAATTGCGTAAAAAAGACGGCCACCTTACCTTTTGGCTCAATGGTACCAAAATAGTTGATGTACAAATGGGAAGTGAAGAATGGAAAACATTGCTTGCCAACAGCAAATTTAAAACCTGGGCCGATTTTGCCGCATATCCAAAAGGCCACATCGCGTTGCAGGATCATGGGCACGTGGTATCGTTCCGTAAAATATCAATTAAGCAACTATAA
- a CDS encoding GMC oxidoreductase, which yields MSDLQIKKSSETYDVVIVGSGAGGGMAGYVLANAGIKVLMLEAGAYFDPQKDSAQLKWPWESPRRGAGTTRPFGDFDAAYGGWEIDGEPYTTKDKTEFFWFRSRMLGGRTNHWGRISLRMGPKDFQAKDGLTDDWPITYDDVKPYYDKVDRMIGIYGTKEGLENEPDGIYLPPPKPRLNELYIVKGAKKAGVTIIPGRGSVLTEALPGNKDRGACFFCGQCGRSCKVYGDFSASSCLVIPAVKTGNLKVITNAMVREVITNSEGLATGVSYVNREDLQEYQVNAKTVILGASAGESARILLNSKSAQHPGGLANSSGVVGHYLHDSTGSSAGGFLPELMDRKRYNEDGVGSVHIYSPWWLDNKKLDFPRGYHIEYGGGMHMPSYGFGGGIQNMNGAVPGRDGKMKDAGGYGASLKDDYRRFYGTQFGMAGRGTAIARYDNYCEIDPNVVDKYGIPVLRFHYKWADEEIKQAKHMQETFQEIMHNMGGAIYGPPQGPETNYGLEAPGKIIHEVGTIRMGNDPKKSALNKWCQAHDCKNLFVVDAAPFVQQGDKNATWTILAMSMRTAEYILQQRKALNV from the coding sequence ATGAGCGATCTACAAATTAAAAAATCATCTGAAACTTATGATGTAGTAATTGTTGGTTCGGGTGCAGGTGGCGGTATGGCCGGTTACGTATTGGCCAATGCCGGCATTAAAGTGCTGATGCTGGAAGCCGGTGCTTACTTCGATCCGCAAAAAGACTCGGCCCAGTTAAAATGGCCCTGGGAGTCGCCGCGCCGTGGCGCCGGAACAACACGCCCTTTTGGCGATTTTGATGCCGCTTATGGCGGCTGGGAAATTGATGGCGAACCTTACACTACTAAAGACAAAACTGAATTTTTCTGGTTCCGCTCGCGTATGCTGGGTGGTCGTACCAATCACTGGGGCCGTATATCGTTACGTATGGGCCCGAAAGATTTCCAGGCTAAAGACGGCCTTACGGATGACTGGCCAATAACCTACGACGATGTAAAACCTTACTATGATAAGGTTGACCGCATGATAGGTATTTATGGCACCAAAGAAGGCCTGGAAAACGAACCGGATGGTATTTACCTGCCCCCACCAAAACCAAGGCTTAATGAGCTGTACATTGTAAAAGGTGCTAAAAAGGCAGGTGTTACTATTATCCCTGGCCGTGGCTCGGTGTTAACGGAAGCTTTGCCTGGTAATAAAGATCGTGGTGCATGTTTTTTCTGCGGTCAGTGCGGCCGGAGTTGTAAAGTTTATGGCGATTTTTCGGCATCGTCATGTTTGGTTATCCCGGCTGTAAAAACGGGCAACCTAAAAGTGATAACCAACGCCATGGTGCGCGAGGTGATAACTAATAGCGAAGGATTAGCTACAGGCGTATCCTACGTAAACCGCGAAGATTTACAGGAATACCAGGTAAACGCCAAAACTGTTATCCTTGGTGCAAGCGCGGGCGAATCGGCCCGTATCCTGCTTAATTCCAAATCGGCCCAACATCCGGGTGGGTTGGCAAACAGCAGTGGTGTTGTTGGCCATTACCTGCATGATTCAACAGGCTCAAGCGCCGGCGGTTTCCTTCCCGAACTGATGGATCGTAAGCGCTACAATGAAGATGGTGTGGGTAGCGTGCACATCTACTCGCCATGGTGGCTTGATAATAAAAAACTTGATTTTCCGCGTGGGTATCACATCGAATACGGTGGCGGTATGCATATGCCTTCGTACGGCTTTGGCGGCGGTATCCAGAATATGAACGGCGCAGTACCAGGCCGCGACGGTAAAATGAAAGATGCCGGTGGCTACGGTGCATCGTTAAAAGACGATTACCGCCGTTTTTATGGTACACAGTTTGGCATGGCCGGCCGCGGTACTGCTATTGCCCGTTACGATAACTATTGCGAGATTGACCCTAACGTGGTTGATAAATACGGTATCCCGGTATTGCGTTTCCACTACAAATGGGCCGATGAAGAGATAAAACAAGCTAAGCACATGCAGGAAACCTTCCAGGAAATTATGCACAATATGGGCGGCGCCATTTATGGCCCACCACAAGGCCCCGAAACCAATTACGGACTGGAAGCGCCAGGCAAAATTATTCACGAAGTTGGAACCATCCGTATGGGTAACGATCCTAAAAAGTCGGCCCTAAACAAATGGTGCCAGGCACATGATTGTAAAAACCTGTTTGTGGTTGATGCCGCGCCATTTGTACAACAAGGCGATAAAAACGCTACCTGGACAATTTTGGCCATGAGCATGCGTACCGCAGAATACATATTACAGCAACGAAAAGCACTAAACGTTTAA